The Medicago truncatula cultivar Jemalong A17 chromosome 4, MtrunA17r5.0-ANR, whole genome shotgun sequence genome includes a region encoding these proteins:
- the LOC120580088 gene encoding 30S ribosomal protein S11, chloroplastic — protein sequence MDISIYFRLIFFKIIKMAKSIPKIGSRKNGRIGSRKHPRKIPKGVIYVQASFNNTIVTVTDVRGRVISWSSAGSCGFKGTRRGTPFAAQTAAANAIRTVVDQGMQRAVVIIKGPGLGRDAALRAIARSGILLRFIRDVTPIPHNGCRAPKKRRV from the coding sequence ATGGATATATCCATATATTTCagacttatattttttaaaataataaaaatggcAAAATCTATACCAAAAATTGGTTCACGTAAAAATGGACGTATTGGTTCGCGTAAACATCCTCGTAAAATACCAAAGGGAGTTATTTATGTTCAAGCTAGTTTCAACAATACCATTGTGACTGTTACAGATGTACGAGGTCGGGTGATTTCTTGGTCCTCTGCCGGTTCGTGTGGATTCAAGGGTACACGAAGGGGGACACCATTTGCCGCTCAAACCGCAGCAGCAAATGCTATTCGAACAGTAGTAGATCAAGGCATGCAACGAGCCGTAGTCATAATAAAAGGTCCCGGTCTAGGAAGAGATGCGGCATTAAGAGCTATTGCTAGAAGTGGTATACTATTAAGATTTATACGGGATGTAACCCCTATCCCACATAATGGATGTAGGGCTCCTAAAAAAAGACGTGTGTAA
- the LOC11441954 gene encoding LOW QUALITY PROTEIN: ATP-dependent Clp protease proteolytic subunit (The sequence of the model RefSeq protein was modified relative to this genomic sequence to represent the inferred CDS: inserted 4 bases in 3 codons; substituted 3 bases at 3 genomic stop codons): protein MDLPFSIWVDLYNRLFQERLLFLGQEVNTEISNQLVGLMVYLSLEDKTRDLYLFINSPGGEVYWNGIFDIMQLXKQKYTVCVGLAASMGSLLLVGGEFTTKTLFCXTLSSGYDHTAIFVXGTVGDVCWKRRITEMRKLSNIYAQXKASFWQIYRDMERDXFMSAEEAEAHGXVDTVAA from the exons ATGGACCTTCCTTTTA GCATTTGGGTTGATTTATACAATCGACTTTTTCAAGAAAGATTACTTTTTTTAGGTCAAGAGGTCAACACTGAAATATCAAATCAACTTGTTGGTCTAATGGTATATCTCAGTTTAGAGGACAAGACCAGAgatttgtatttgtttataaATTCTCCGGGCGGAGAGGTATATTGGAATGGTATATTTGATATTATGCAGTTGTAGAAGCAGAAGTATACAGTATGCGTAGGATTAGCCGCTTCAATGGGATCTCTTCTTTTGGTCGGAGGGGAATTTACAAC GAAAACTCTATTCTGTTAGACTCTCAGCTCAGGGTATGATCATACTGCTATTTTTGTATGAGGGACAGTAGGAGATGTATGCTGGAAGCGGAGGATTACTGAAATGCGAAAACTATCAAATATTTATGCACA GAAGGCAAGCTTCTGGCAGATATACAGAGACATGGAGCGGG TTTTTATGTCAGCAGAAGAAGCTGAAGCCCACG TTGTTGATACGGTCGCAGCTTAA